The genomic interval CGGGCTTCTCTATCTGCTCCTCGGGTCCTTTAATGGCGCAAGCATTGGAGAAATAAAAAACCGGAAACTGATACCATTCCGGTATCATATCCAGTCCTCTTCTTTTACGTGCATTTCGAACATGTTCTTCAAAAGCATAAAAGTCTCGAAAGCTATTAGGCCGTGGAAGAGGAGAAGCAAGCCGAATGTCTTTTTCAATACCTATTACGGGCAGAGAATGCTTAAACGCGTCTGCTGATGTAAGTAACCATTGTTTTTTATCTTGCGGAAGATTCAGATAATCGAGCATTGAAACAGGAGGGGAAATGTCTTCCCCTCTTGCTTCGATCAGAGCCCGATATGTTTGTTCCATATCATATATATTGTTTTGATGAATCCATCCGGCTCTTATGTTATTTTTCTGTGTGTAATAGCTAATCAGTTTCATTAAATATTTCCTCGACGTTCTTGTTCACGTTCAATGGATTCAAACAGTGCTTTGAAATTGCCGTCGCCAAAACCAAGCGCCCCTTTACGCTGAATGATTTCAATAAAGAGCGTCGGACGGTCTACGATCGGTTTCGTAAAAATCTGCAGGAGATATCCCTCATCATCACGATCTACGAGAATATTTAGATCCTGTAGTTTTTTAACATCCTCATCAATCGTTCCCACACGGCCGGATAGCTCTTCATAATACGTATCAGGCGTATGAAGGAACTCTACTCCGTTTTCCTTAAGAGCAGTAACGGTAGAAATAATATCGTTTGTAAGAAGTGCTAAGTGCTGTACACCCGGTCCTTTATAGAAATCGAGATACTCTTGAATTTGTGATTTCCGTTTTCCTTCTGCAGGTTCATTAATGGGGAACTTAATGCGACCCGTACCATTTGTCATAACTTTGGACATTAATGCGGAATACTCCGTAGAGATATCTTCGTCATCAAATTGCTTCAACACATTAAAACCAAATACAGTCTCATAATATGAAGTCCATTCATCCATACGCTCTACATTACCTACAATATGATCAATACCGACAAGACCAGTAGAAGCAGCAGGAATATCGAATTCAGTTGACTGATATCCCGGCAGGAAGATTCCATTATAATCCGCTGTCTCAATAAGTGTGTGAACCGTATCTCCGTATGTACCAATTACGGCTTTTTTTATAAGACCGTTTTCATCACTTTCGGTCCATGGTTCACGGATTGCAATCGCGCCGCGTGCAATCGCACCTTTATACGCCTCTTCCACATTTTCAACTTTTAATGCGATATCCTTGGCTCCTTCGCCGTGCAATTTGATAAATTCAGCAACATCTGTTGTATCCTCAAGAGTACCTGTTAAGACCAGACGGATTGCACCTTGCTCTACTACATACGACACACGGTCACGACAGCCCGTTTCTAAGCCGCGATATGCTTTCATTTTGAACCCGAACGCACGACAATAATAATATGCTGCTTGCTTCGCATTCCCGGTATAAATTTCTACATGGTGAATATCTTGTACAGGGAAAATTTCTTCCTTCACCATTTTTTTTGCATCAAACAATTCTTTAGACATGCAATTCCCTCCCAAGTATATTAAATAATATATTGTTGGAAATATTTTTTTATTTAGATTTATTTTATTAGTTAAAATCATACAATGTTTATTTTTATCTTGCAAACGCTTACATTA from Aneurinibacillus sp. REN35 carries:
- the hppD gene encoding 4-hydroxyphenylpyruvate dioxygenase, with the protein product MSKELFDAKKMVKEEIFPVQDIHHVEIYTGNAKQAAYYYCRAFGFKMKAYRGLETGCRDRVSYVVEQGAIRLVLTGTLEDTTDVAEFIKLHGEGAKDIALKVENVEEAYKGAIARGAIAIREPWTESDENGLIKKAVIGTYGDTVHTLIETADYNGIFLPGYQSTEFDIPAASTGLVGIDHIVGNVERMDEWTSYYETVFGFNVLKQFDDEDISTEYSALMSKVMTNGTGRIKFPINEPAEGKRKSQIQEYLDFYKGPGVQHLALLTNDIISTVTALKENGVEFLHTPDTYYEELSGRVGTIDEDVKKLQDLNILVDRDDEGYLLQIFTKPIVDRPTLFIEIIQRKGALGFGDGNFKALFESIEREQERRGNI